The window CGGGGTGGCGGTGCCCACCTACCGCATCCGCTGCCGGGACAACGTCATCGAGGTCGGCACCCGGCAGGAGCCCTGATGTCCGACGAACTGGCCGGATTCACCATCGGCGTCACCGCCGACCGGCGCCGCGACGAACTCGCCGCACTACTCGAACGCCGGGGCGCCCGGGTGGTGCTCGCACCGGCGCTACGGATCGTTCCGCTGGCCGACGACTCCGAGTTGCGCGCCGCCACCCGCGCCTGCCTGGACAATCCGCCCGACGTGGTGATGGCGAACACCGGCATCGGCATGCGCGGCTGGTTGGAGGCCGCCGAGGGCTGGGGGCTGGCCGAACCGCTGCGCTCGGTCCTCTCCGAGGCGTACATCGTCGCCCGTGGGCCGAAGGCGCGGGGCGCGATCCGGGCCGCCGGCCTGCACGACGAGTGGTCGCCGCACTCGGAGAGCTGCGACGAGGTGGTCGACCACCTGCGGGAGCGGGGCGTCGCCGGCCGGGTGGTCGCGATGCAACTGCACGGCGAGCGGCAGCCGGAATGCACCAGCGCCCTGGAGGACGCCGGAGCCACCGTGATCGAGGTACCGGTCTACCGCTGGGCTCCGCCGACCGATCCGGCCCCGCTGCACCGGCTGGTCGACCTGATCACCGGGCGGCTGGTCGACGCGGTCACCTTCACCTCCGCCCCGGCCGTCGGGGCGCTGCTGCGCGCGGCCGGCACCGGTGGCGACGCCGTACTGGAGGCGTTCCGTGCGGACGTACTGGCCGCCTGCGTCGGGCCGGTCACCGCCGCACCGCTGCGCCGGCACGGCGTACCGGTGCTCGCCCCGGCCAGGGCCCGCCTCGGCGCCCTGGTCCGCAGCATCGTCGACGAACTTCCCCGACGGGCGGTCAACGTCAAGGTCGCCGGGCACCTGCTCACCCTGCGTGGCCACGCGGCGGTGGTCGACGGTGAACTGCGCCCGCTGGCGCCGGCACCGATGGCGGTGCTCCGGGCACTCGCCGCCACTCCGGGCCGGGTGCTCTCCCGCGCCGACCTGCTGCGTACGCTCCCGCGCGGGGCCGACGAACACGCGGTGGAGATGGCCGTGGCCCGGCTCCGGGCCGCCCTGCGTACGCCGGGCGTGGTGCAGACCGTCGTCAAGCGCGGCTACCGGCTACCGGTCGACTGATCAACTCTTCCGTTCGGCGGAATCGACCCCGAACGCGCTTTCCCCATGGTCGTAGGACCATGGGGAATCGTCGCATGCGAATACGGCGACCGGAATTGCCGACGGGCGCGCTGACGGAAGCCCCGTCGACGCGACGTTGGTTCCTCCGAGCCCGGAGGATCCCCGCCCGGGAGCCGGAGCAGCCGCGGCCGACCGGGGTTCCGTCCGGTCGACCGACCGCACGGCCCCCGGCCGGCTGGTGAACCGAGGGTCAGCCGACCGGGGTGGGAAAACCCCGGCCGTGCTGCGCCTGCAGGGTCGCCATCGCGTGCTCCACGACGGTCACCAGCACCTGCTTGACCGAATCCCGGTGCCGGGCGTCGGTCATCACCAGCGGTACGTGCGGGGCGATGGCCAGGGCCTCCCGCACCTCCTCCGGCGCGTACTGCGGTGCTCCGTCGAAACGGTTCAACGCAACCACGTATGGCAGTTGCCGGTTTTCGAAATAGTCGAGCGGGGCGAACGCGTCCGTGATCCGCCGGGTGTCGACCAGCACGGCCGCGCCCACCGCACCCCGGATGATCTCGTCCCACATGAACCAGAACCGGGTCTGCCCCGGCGTCCCGAACAGATAGAGAATCAGGTCCTGGGCCATGGTGATACGACCGAAGTCCATGGCGACCGTGGTGGTCTCCTTGCCCGGCACCTTCGACGGATCGTCGATGCCGACACCGGCCGCTGTCATCACCGCCTCGGTGGTCAGCGGAGTGATCTCCGAGACCGCGCCGACAAGCGTCGTCTTGCCCACCCCGAAGCCGCCCGCAACCACAATCTTCGCGGAGGTGATCCCCCGGTTGCGGCGTGCCCCGACGGGGTCATAGCCTGCGAAGTCCACTTAGCACCCTCTCAAGCAGTTCCATCCGCTCCTCGTACGCTTCCGGGGGAGCGGCAGTGTGCAGCGTCAGCAAGCTGT of the Micromonospora sp. NBC_01796 genome contains:
- a CDS encoding uroporphyrinogen-III synthase, which gives rise to MSDELAGFTIGVTADRRRDELAALLERRGARVVLAPALRIVPLADDSELRAATRACLDNPPDVVMANTGIGMRGWLEAAEGWGLAEPLRSVLSEAYIVARGPKARGAIRAAGLHDEWSPHSESCDEVVDHLRERGVAGRVVAMQLHGERQPECTSALEDAGATVIEVPVYRWAPPTDPAPLHRLVDLITGRLVDAVTFTSAPAVGALLRAAGTGGDAVLEAFRADVLAACVGPVTAAPLRRHGVPVLAPARARLGALVRSIVDELPRRAVNVKVAGHLLTLRGHAAVVDGELRPLAPAPMAVLRALAATPGRVLSRADLLRTLPRGADEHAVEMAVARLRAALRTPGVVQTVVKRGYRLPVD
- a CDS encoding GTP-binding protein — translated: MDFAGYDPVGARRNRGITSAKIVVAGGFGVGKTTLVGAVSEITPLTTEAVMTAAGVGIDDPSKVPGKETTTVAMDFGRITMAQDLILYLFGTPGQTRFWFMWDEIIRGAVGAAVLVDTRRITDAFAPLDYFENRQLPYVVALNRFDGAPQYAPEEVREALAIAPHVPLVMTDARHRDSVKQVLVTVVEHAMATLQAQHGRGFPTPVG